In Maridesulfovibrio sp., the following proteins share a genomic window:
- a CDS encoding PaaI family thioesterase has protein sequence MDINTHEQIDRSLCGEPVSLADGSSEVRLICTQKMAADKTGLIHGGFIFGMADYAAMLSVNHPNVVLAGAESRFLKPSKVGDVLVAKAQEQEKDGRKHIIKVDVTCGFEVVFSATFTCFVTKEHVLAGA, from the coding sequence ATGGATATCAATACACATGAGCAGATTGACCGTTCCCTGTGTGGTGAACCAGTATCACTGGCAGACGGGAGCAGTGAAGTTCGTCTTATTTGTACTCAAAAAATGGCCGCGGATAAGACCGGACTTATTCACGGCGGTTTTATCTTCGGTATGGCCGATTACGCGGCGATGCTTTCAGTGAATCATCCTAATGTGGTTCTGGCCGGTGCGGAGAGCCGTTTTTTGAAACCATCCAAAGTTGGTGATGTCCTGGTTGCCAAGGCTCAGGAACAGGAGAAAGACGGACGCAAACATATCATCAAAGTGGATGTTACATGCGGTTTCGAAGTGGTGTTCTCTGCAACTTTTACCTGTTTCGTTACTAAAGAACACGTTCTCGCCGGAGCTTAA
- a CDS encoding heme-binding protein, giving the protein MPVTTEIALRMISAAQEKAEEIGVPMVIAVVDQGGNLLAHVRMDDALLVSIDLSINKAYTAVAAKMSTETLCSVSQPGGELYGIHTADNGRIVIFGGGLPIEKDGKIIGGIGVSGGSVPQDTACAEAGLAAFK; this is encoded by the coding sequence ATGCCGGTAACAACAGAAATTGCGCTGCGGATGATCTCGGCAGCACAAGAAAAAGCGGAAGAAATCGGCGTGCCCATGGTCATTGCCGTAGTTGATCAGGGTGGAAATCTTTTAGCCCATGTGCGCATGGATGATGCCCTTCTGGTTAGCATCGACCTGTCCATAAACAAGGCTTACACCGCCGTAGCCGCCAAGATGAGTACCGAAACCCTATGCTCGGTAAGTCAACCCGGCGGGGAGCTGTACGGCATTCATACCGCAGACAATGGACGCATTGTTATTTTCGGCGGCGGATTGCCCATTGAAAAAGATGGAAAAATCATCGGTGGAATCGGTGTAAGCGGCGGAAGCGTGCCCCAAGACACAGCCTGTGCTGAAGCAGGTCTTGCGGCTTTTAAATAA
- a CDS encoding sigma-54 dependent transcriptional regulator, which translates to MTEIQQQKILIVDDQEDFARGIKRLIEGAFPEHEVFVAFDGQQAMSILKGQPINIMVSDLQMPGMNGLELLETALAKNEFLSVVMLTAHGTVETAVEALKAGAYDFVTKPIEQDNLFRVINKGLERSRLLAENRLLREQIEQHKDRLLGDSPVMQQLKQSIGAVSRTDYNVLIMGESGTGKELVAKMVRDLSGRAEKPYVTVNCTAIPENLLESELFGHVKGAFSGADSDREGLFTRADGGTILLDEIGDIPLETQVKLLRVLQEGEIRPVGSDSSRNIDVRVLASTNQDLLQRVADKTFREDLYHRLNVLPLTLPPLKERPGDIPLLARYFARKACFELGLPEKELDPAVVGHLSARKWTGNVRELQNTMRQLAVFSAGESITMLAVDMAAGKMSSETTDESAATLPYKEAKQQLVDSFSRSYISDILARTNGNISEAARNSGLSRVAVQKMLTRFNLDPASFKANQGQS; encoded by the coding sequence ATGACTGAAATCCAACAGCAAAAAATACTTATTGTTGATGATCAGGAAGACTTTGCGCGTGGAATCAAAAGACTTATTGAAGGAGCCTTTCCCGAACATGAAGTTTTTGTGGCCTTTGACGGGCAGCAGGCCATGTCAATCCTCAAGGGGCAGCCGATCAACATTATGGTCAGCGATCTCCAGATGCCGGGTATGAACGGACTGGAACTTCTGGAAACCGCCCTCGCTAAAAATGAATTCCTTTCCGTGGTCATGCTCACTGCCCACGGTACTGTGGAAACAGCAGTAGAAGCACTGAAAGCAGGGGCATATGACTTTGTCACCAAGCCGATTGAACAAGATAACCTTTTCCGGGTGATCAATAAAGGGCTGGAACGAAGCAGGTTGCTTGCGGAAAACAGGCTGCTGCGCGAACAGATTGAACAGCACAAAGACCGTCTGCTGGGAGATAGTCCGGTTATGCAGCAGCTTAAGCAATCAATCGGAGCCGTATCCCGCACTGATTACAACGTGCTGATCATGGGTGAATCCGGAACCGGAAAGGAACTGGTGGCCAAAATGGTGCGGGACCTCAGTGGCCGTGCCGAAAAACCATACGTAACCGTTAACTGCACAGCCATACCGGAAAATTTACTCGAGAGCGAACTTTTCGGACACGTCAAAGGAGCTTTCAGCGGGGCAGACAGCGACCGTGAAGGTTTATTTACCCGTGCTGACGGCGGCACTATACTACTTGATGAAATCGGTGATATTCCACTGGAAACTCAGGTAAAGCTGTTGCGGGTACTTCAGGAAGGAGAAATAAGGCCAGTCGGTTCGGACAGCTCCAGAAATATCGACGTCCGTGTTCTGGCCTCAACCAATCAGGACCTCCTTCAGCGGGTTGCTGATAAAACATTTCGTGAAGACCTGTATCACCGTTTGAATGTGCTTCCGCTGACTTTACCTCCGCTGAAGGAGCGTCCCGGAGATATTCCACTTCTGGCCCGTTATTTCGCGCGCAAGGCATGCTTTGAACTTGGTCTTCCGGAAAAAGAACTGGACCCTGCCGTTGTGGGACATTTAAGTGCCCGAAAATGGACCGGGAACGTAAGAGAGCTGCAAAACACAATGCGCCAGCTGGCCGTATTCAGCGCCGGAGAATCCATCACCATGCTGGCTGTAGACATGGCCGCGGGCAAAATGTCTTCTGAAACAACAGATGAATCAGCAGCAACTCTGCCCTATAAAGAAGCCAAACAGCAACTGGTGGACAGCTTCAGCAGGAGCTATATCAGCGATATTCTCGCACGCA
- a CDS encoding putative sulfate exporter family transporter, with product MAENAVKQNNEVVVDKATSSWSDLWKKEDYWAIWLGFLILTVGAIIFFNNKPADMDAKFAKQNAIMTEEAARAPFKTVAWYEAQTAKEKIKAKNAPIGKAINDFMSKPQKWTTNPLNAFIQTQEQADAKNAAAMPKYEKAKAAATAAKTVALDAQLKAEKAGFKDAELNASASSSIESWLKLRAKESSAKKKIKNKPFNLIPSLIALMIGFGLFFAIGMRFIDGDAKTFLKGFGLVFAVAIASYLMANQATMKQYGIGYAAWAIAIGLVISNTIGTPDWAKKALQVEFFIKTGLVLLGAEVLFNKVVAIGIPGIFVAWVVTPVVLITTFIFGQKVIKMPSKTLNMVISADMSVCGTSAAIAAAAACKAKKEELTLAIGLSLVFTSIMMIVMPAIIKGTGMPFILGGAWMGGTIDATGAVAAAGAFLSEKALYVAATIKMIQNVLIGVTAFGIAIFWATKVEAVEGQKVHAMEIWHRFPKFVLGFLTASVIFSIVYSSLGSDAGFTMIDQGVLRGFSRIFRGWFFCLSFAAIGLATNFRELKHYFKGGKPLILYVCGQSLNLCLTLLMAYLMFYVVFPDITSKI from the coding sequence ATGGCAGAGAATGCAGTTAAGCAAAACAACGAAGTAGTGGTCGACAAGGCAACCAGCTCATGGTCCGACCTCTGGAAAAAAGAAGATTACTGGGCCATATGGCTGGGATTCCTGATCCTGACAGTTGGCGCGATAATCTTTTTCAATAACAAACCTGCGGACATGGATGCCAAGTTCGCCAAACAGAACGCGATCATGACCGAGGAGGCCGCCCGCGCGCCGTTCAAAACCGTAGCGTGGTACGAAGCCCAGACCGCAAAAGAAAAAATCAAGGCCAAAAATGCTCCCATAGGCAAGGCCATCAACGACTTCATGTCCAAGCCTCAAAAATGGACAACCAACCCCCTGAACGCTTTTATCCAGACTCAGGAACAGGCTGATGCAAAGAATGCTGCCGCCATGCCTAAGTATGAAAAAGCAAAAGCAGCTGCAACTGCGGCCAAAACAGTCGCTCTTGATGCACAGTTAAAAGCGGAAAAAGCTGGTTTCAAAGATGCTGAACTCAATGCTTCTGCATCCTCATCCATTGAATCATGGTTGAAACTGCGAGCCAAAGAATCATCTGCTAAAAAGAAAATCAAAAACAAACCTTTTAATCTGATCCCCTCCCTGATTGCCTTGATGATCGGATTCGGATTGTTTTTCGCAATCGGTATGCGTTTCATCGACGGAGACGCCAAGACATTCCTGAAAGGTTTCGGTCTGGTATTCGCCGTTGCCATCGCATCCTACCTCATGGCCAACCAGGCAACCATGAAGCAGTACGGTATAGGATACGCTGCATGGGCTATCGCCATAGGTCTGGTCATCTCAAACACCATCGGAACACCGGACTGGGCCAAGAAAGCTCTTCAGGTGGAATTCTTCATCAAAACCGGTCTGGTTCTGCTCGGTGCTGAGGTTCTGTTCAACAAGGTTGTCGCCATCGGTATTCCCGGTATCTTTGTAGCGTGGGTTGTTACCCCGGTTGTTCTGATCACTACCTTCATTTTCGGTCAGAAAGTAATCAAGATGCCTTCCAAGACTTTGAACATGGTAATTTCCGCTGACATGTCCGTCTGCGGTACTTCCGCAGCGATTGCAGCAGCGGCAGCTTGTAAAGCTAAAAAGGAAGAGCTGACCCTCGCAATCGGCCTTTCCCTCGTCTTCACTTCCATTATGATGATTGTCATGCCCGCAATCATTAAAGGGACCGGAATGCCTTTCATCCTTGGCGGAGCATGGATGGGCGGAACAATTGACGCAACCGGTGCTGTTGCAGCAGCCGGGGCATTCCTCTCTGAAAAAGCACTTTATGTAGCTGCGACTATTAAGATGATCCAGAACGTACTCATCGGTGTAACCGCTTTCGGTATCGCTATCTTCTGGGCCACCAAAGTTGAAGCTGTAGAAGGTCAGAAAGTACATGCCATGGAAATCTGGCACCGCTTTCCCAAATTCGTACTCGGATTCCTGACTGCGTCCGTGATCTTTTCCATCGTGTATTCCTCCCTTGGTTCCGATGCCGGATTCACCATGATCGACCAGGGTGTGCTGCGCGGTTTCTCCCGCATCTTCCGCGGATGGTTCTTCTGCCTTTCCTTTGCAGCGATCGGACTGGCCACCAACTTCCGCGAACTCAAGCACTACTTCAAAGGCGGCAAACCGCTTATTCTCTATGTATGCGGTCAGTCCCTCAACCTGTGCCTGACACTGCTCATGGCTTATCTTATGTTCTACGTAGTCTTCCCTGACATCACTTCCAAAATCTAA
- a CDS encoding DUF3365 domain-containing protein, whose product MKLPRPYSIQNKFLLSLILTSLIIGVVLFTGFSIHMSNVLENVVREKARMVFGQVDSVQNYVRGVLRPQMYEELPDKFVIQAMSSSFVTRNIMARDKDGKSGFTYRRVAESARNPDYEAKGIELELINHFQKKPGQNFWEGYKNINGERHFIMARPAVFKKSCLRCHGKIEVAPVELVELYGDRGFGHSVDSIGGVDFVGLPVSASVARIENTIMTYIAVFALAVLLYLGATNILFKRIVADNIRILTTNFRRNFSDEKSVALFREVEQEDEIGEMIGGIEKLSNYMFDARQQLQDYAANLEKMVEERTVDLEKEAYARQSDVELFVQLLAGSSRSQSREELWKATLPLIYNRFNLERAAYVCTFSSKNFYSYPENRQRPQLPENWLELLIESKPLVEEYRAYLPVESSSGSAEGLLCLFCNEDEPFNKKDQTVLHAIGRQLGIAADNLSALDSIVRHNTNLQSIFEGISDPLLLADGTGTPVVANESARKLGAELSGGAITDGSVVTLLCHGPGDSGNCGISTSLSLNEAISREVSLPEGRSFAINIYPIHDAESPVERRVVVYVHETTGKKQMLAQMTQAEKMATVGKLSAGLAHEINNPLGVILCYAELLKKEASGQSSEDIDVILKHTRRAQSVLKDLLNFARPKVLAASGTDFAQIIKEVADVFRIQADKQGAEITLELDDSTPGLNVAPQALEHIVANLLLNGLDAVPDNVGKLRMSLECDSSGNAVLKVMDNGPGIAEEDLQYIFDPFYTTKEVNKGSGLGLAVVFGFMSDIGGSIAVENGSTINGELSGAVFTLKFPLKKKG is encoded by the coding sequence ATGAAACTCCCCAGACCATACTCTATTCAAAATAAATTTCTTTTAAGCCTGATCCTGACCTCGCTGATCATCGGTGTAGTTTTGTTCACCGGCTTTTCCATCCATATGAGCAATGTGCTCGAAAATGTAGTACGAGAAAAAGCACGCATGGTTTTCGGACAGGTTGATTCAGTGCAGAACTATGTGCGCGGCGTGCTCAGGCCCCAGATGTATGAAGAGCTACCGGATAAATTCGTTATCCAAGCTATGTCTTCCTCATTCGTCACCCGCAACATCATGGCCCGCGATAAAGACGGAAAATCAGGATTTACTTACCGCCGGGTGGCTGAGAGTGCGCGCAATCCCGATTATGAAGCCAAGGGCATCGAACTGGAGCTGATCAACCATTTCCAAAAAAAACCCGGCCAGAACTTTTGGGAAGGTTATAAAAACATAAACGGGGAAAGACATTTCATCATGGCCCGCCCGGCTGTTTTCAAAAAAAGCTGCCTGCGCTGTCACGGCAAAATCGAAGTAGCTCCGGTTGAGCTGGTCGAACTCTATGGCGACCGGGGCTTCGGTCATTCGGTGGACAGCATAGGCGGGGTCGATTTTGTCGGGCTTCCGGTAAGTGCATCCGTGGCCCGGATTGAGAACACCATAATGACCTATATAGCGGTCTTCGCCTTGGCTGTCCTACTTTATCTGGGTGCAACCAACATTCTTTTCAAACGCATTGTCGCCGACAATATCCGTATCCTGACCACTAATTTCAGGCGCAATTTCAGCGATGAGAAGAGTGTGGCCCTGTTCCGGGAAGTAGAACAGGAAGACGAGATCGGGGAAATGATCGGCGGCATTGAGAAACTTAGCAATTATATGTTTGATGCCCGGCAGCAGCTGCAGGACTACGCCGCCAATCTGGAAAAAATGGTGGAAGAACGCACCGTAGATCTTGAAAAAGAAGCCTACGCCCGTCAGTCCGACGTTGAACTTTTTGTTCAACTCCTGGCCGGGTCCAGCCGCAGCCAGTCCCGCGAAGAGTTGTGGAAAGCAACATTGCCCCTGATCTACAACAGATTCAATCTCGAACGAGCCGCCTACGTCTGCACTTTTTCGAGCAAAAATTTCTACTCCTACCCGGAAAACAGACAACGCCCGCAACTACCCGAGAACTGGTTGGAACTGCTCATCGAATCCAAACCTCTTGTTGAAGAATACCGGGCTTACCTCCCGGTGGAATCCTCTTCTGGAAGTGCCGAAGGACTGCTATGCCTGTTCTGCAACGAAGACGAGCCTTTCAACAAAAAAGACCAGACGGTTTTACACGCTATCGGACGTCAGCTTGGTATTGCAGCGGATAACCTTTCCGCACTGGACAGTATCGTGCGCCACAACACGAACCTGCAATCTATTTTTGAGGGCATCAGCGACCCGCTGCTGCTGGCTGACGGCACCGGAACACCTGTGGTCGCCAATGAATCTGCCCGAAAACTAGGCGCCGAGCTTTCCGGCGGGGCTATCACAGATGGCAGCGTAGTGACCCTGCTCTGCCACGGCCCCGGGGATTCAGGTAACTGCGGAATCTCAACGTCCCTGTCTCTGAACGAAGCTATTTCTCGGGAAGTTTCACTGCCCGAAGGGCGCTCCTTTGCTATCAACATTTACCCCATCCATGATGCGGAGAGTCCTGTAGAGCGCAGGGTTGTTGTTTACGTCCACGAAACAACCGGGAAGAAGCAGATGCTGGCCCAGATGACTCAGGCCGAAAAAATGGCAACCGTGGGCAAACTCTCGGCAGGACTGGCCCATGAGATAAACAATCCCCTGGGCGTGATCCTCTGCTATGCTGAACTGCTTAAGAAGGAGGCCAGCGGACAGAGCAGTGAAGATATCGATGTAATACTAAAGCATACCCGACGGGCTCAATCTGTTCTGAAAGATCTGCTCAATTTCGCCCGCCCTAAAGTTTTAGCGGCATCAGGAACAGATTTTGCGCAAATTATCAAAGAGGTAGCCGATGTTTTCCGCATTCAGGCCGATAAACAGGGAGCGGAAATTACTCTGGAACTGGACGATTCCACTCCTGGCCTCAACGTTGCCCCCCAAGCACTTGAGCACATAGTGGCCAACCTGCTTTTAAACGGCCTTGACGCTGTGCCGGATAATGTCGGCAAATTGAGGATGTCCCTTGAATGCGATTCATCAGGAAATGCAGTTCTCAAAGTTATGGATAATGGTCCCGGCATTGCTGAAGAAGATCTGCAGTATATTTTCGACCCCTTTTACACAACCAAAGAAGTAAATAAGGGATCAGGGTTGGGACTGGCCGTAGTTTTCGGATTCATGAGCGATATCGGCGGGTCCATTGCAGTGGAAAACGGAAGTACTATAAACGGCGAGTTGAGCGGAGCCGTTTTCACCCTGAAGTTTCCCCTGAAGAAAAAAGGATGA
- a CDS encoding glycyl-radical enzyme activating protein, which yields MSISMRWKERQHKFSLDDKNKADLTGLVFDIQRFAVHDGGGIRTLVFLKGCPLRCKWCQNPESMGIRPEIMRIPHHCISCVKCASLCPEQAIEYREDVVFIDREKCNLCGECVEKCYAGSMTIVGRYLTVDEVMEEVERDRPFYNTSQGGVTFSGGEPTMQSAFLIQALQEAKKRGLHTAIESCCMCTPGIFHEVLKHTDLVLTDIKHMDSEKHKELTGMPNNQILENISLAARMRKKMRIRIPLIPGCNDSAENIEATAMFVQSLGESVEGLDILPYHRLGEPKWEQLDRKYLLSGIRPPEREHVLALKELVSTYCDNVSIGG from the coding sequence GTGAGTATATCTATGAGATGGAAAGAGCGGCAGCATAAATTTAGTTTGGACGACAAAAACAAGGCTGATCTTACAGGGTTGGTCTTTGATATTCAGCGTTTTGCGGTACATGACGGCGGCGGCATCCGCACTCTGGTTTTCCTGAAGGGCTGCCCTTTGCGGTGCAAATGGTGCCAGAACCCAGAGTCGATGGGCATCAGGCCGGAAATAATGCGCATCCCGCATCACTGCATAAGCTGCGTGAAATGTGCTTCCCTCTGCCCGGAACAGGCAATTGAATACCGGGAAGACGTCGTTTTCATTGATCGCGAAAAATGTAACCTATGCGGAGAATGCGTGGAAAAATGCTACGCCGGGTCCATGACCATCGTAGGCCGTTACCTGACAGTTGATGAAGTAATGGAAGAGGTTGAGCGAGACCGTCCTTTCTATAACACTTCACAGGGCGGGGTGACTTTCTCAGGCGGAGAACCGACCATGCAGTCCGCATTTCTGATACAGGCTTTGCAGGAAGCTAAAAAACGCGGCTTGCATACTGCCATTGAATCCTGTTGCATGTGTACCCCGGGTATTTTTCACGAAGTGCTCAAGCACACTGACCTTGTGCTGACTGACATTAAACACATGGATTCCGAAAAGCATAAAGAATTGACCGGGATGCCCAATAATCAGATTCTCGAAAACATCAGCCTGGCAGCCCGTATGCGTAAAAAAATGCGTATCAGAATTCCGCTCATTCCCGGCTGCAATGATTCCGCGGAGAACATAGAAGCAACAGCCATGTTTGTTCAATCGCTGGGCGAAAGTGTCGAAGGTCTGGATATACTTCCCTATCACCGCCTCGGCGAACCTAAATGGGAGCAGCTGGACCGTAAATATTTATTAAGCGGAATACGTCCGCCAGAGCGAGAACATGTACTAGCTTTGAAAGAGCTTGTATCCACTTACTGTGACAATGTTTCAATAGGCGGCTAA
- a CDS encoding glycyl radical protein, protein MTKNKPSVEIPKTVGASGRVVKTLDRFLNTAPAVCAERAVLITESYKETEGQPMPIRRAKALEKILSNMSIFIQDDELIVGNQCSMPRSAPIFPEFSCKWVEEELDRLEKRTADVFLISEDVKSKLREAFTYWDGKTVNEIASKLMPAESLEAHNDVVYTVGNYFYNGVGHISANYDKVLNVGINAIIKQAEDKLATLDFADGEQLNQMHFLKSVITANKAVIAFAERFADLAEKMASACEEPTRRIELKEIARICRKVPAQPAENFQEALQSFWFVHLVIQIESNGHSISPMRFDQYMNPFLQNDKISIEQAQEMLDMLWIKFSELNKVRDENSTMAFAGYPMFMNLIVGGQKRDGSDATNAMSYLVLQAGANTKLYAPSLSIRIHEGTPDPLYKKAAELSRMGMGYPAYYNDRVIVPALLARGLEREDARDYGIIGCVEPQVGGKTEGWHDAAFYNMSKIIELSLNDGVDQRTGKQIGPKTGKIEEFKSFDDVMEAYTQQTSYFVRLMAAADNAVDMTHGKHCPLPFLSSLVDDCIAEAKSLQEGGAHYNFTGPQGVGVANAGDSLTAIKKLVFDEEVITLKELHSALANNFEGQEDLRMMLVNRAPKYGNDDDYADDIAKEAALIYCEEVNKYTNPRGGKFQPGLYPASANVPLGSVVMATPDGRKAWSPLADGVSPISGYDSCGPTASVLSVAKLDHEIASNGTLLNQKFHPSAIEGEKGLENLKAVTEAYFQNGGFHVQYNVISRDTLLDAQANPEKYKGLVVRVAGYSAFFTALDKSLQDDILARTEQNF, encoded by the coding sequence ATGACCAAGAACAAACCCAGCGTTGAAATCCCCAAGACAGTAGGCGCATCCGGCAGGGTTGTAAAAACCCTCGATCGTTTCCTGAATACGGCCCCTGCGGTCTGCGCTGAACGTGCAGTGCTGATCACCGAATCCTACAAGGAAACAGAAGGCCAGCCCATGCCCATTCGTCGCGCAAAAGCCCTTGAAAAAATTCTCTCCAACATGTCCATCTTTATTCAGGATGATGAACTTATAGTCGGTAACCAGTGCTCCATGCCCCGTTCCGCGCCCATCTTCCCTGAATTTTCCTGCAAATGGGTTGAAGAGGAACTTGACCGCCTTGAAAAAAGAACCGCTGACGTTTTCCTTATCTCAGAAGATGTAAAATCCAAGCTGCGCGAAGCTTTTACCTATTGGGATGGCAAGACCGTTAACGAGATTGCTTCCAAACTCATGCCGGCCGAATCCCTCGAAGCACACAACGACGTTGTCTACACCGTGGGTAACTACTTCTACAACGGTGTCGGCCATATCTCTGCCAACTATGATAAAGTCCTCAACGTCGGTATCAACGCCATTATCAAACAGGCTGAAGACAAGCTTGCCACCCTTGATTTCGCGGACGGAGAGCAGCTGAACCAGATGCATTTCCTCAAATCTGTCATAACCGCTAACAAGGCTGTTATTGCCTTTGCCGAGCGATTTGCCGATCTGGCTGAGAAAATGGCTTCCGCATGCGAAGAACCCACCCGCAGGATCGAACTTAAGGAAATTGCCCGCATATGCCGCAAGGTTCCTGCCCAGCCTGCTGAAAACTTTCAGGAAGCATTGCAGTCATTCTGGTTCGTACATCTGGTTATTCAGATTGAATCCAACGGACACTCCATCTCCCCCATGCGTTTTGACCAGTATATGAATCCCTTCCTGCAAAATGATAAGATCTCTATTGAACAGGCTCAGGAAATGCTGGACATGCTCTGGATCAAATTTTCCGAACTGAACAAGGTCCGCGACGAAAACTCTACCATGGCTTTCGCCGGTTATCCCATGTTCATGAACCTTATCGTGGGCGGGCAGAAGCGTGACGGTTCCGACGCCACAAACGCCATGTCCTACCTTGTTCTCCAAGCCGGAGCGAACACCAAACTTTACGCTCCGTCCCTGTCCATCCGTATTCACGAAGGTACTCCCGATCCGCTGTACAAAAAAGCGGCAGAACTCAGCCGCATGGGTATGGGCTATCCCGCATACTACAATGACCGCGTAATCGTTCCCGCATTGCTGGCCCGCGGCCTTGAGCGTGAAGATGCCCGTGATTATGGTATCATCGGTTGTGTTGAGCCTCAGGTGGGCGGTAAGACTGAAGGATGGCACGACGCAGCATTCTACAACATGTCCAAAATAATAGAACTGTCTCTCAACGACGGTGTAGACCAGCGCACCGGAAAGCAGATCGGACCCAAAACCGGCAAAATAGAAGAATTCAAATCCTTTGATGACGTTATGGAAGCATACACCCAGCAGACATCCTACTTCGTCAGACTAATGGCCGCTGCCGACAATGCCGTGGATATGACCCACGGAAAACATTGCCCGCTGCCTTTCCTGTCATCCCTTGTTGATGACTGCATCGCTGAAGCCAAATCATTGCAGGAAGGCGGAGCTCATTACAACTTCACCGGTCCGCAGGGCGTAGGTGTTGCCAATGCCGGAGACTCCTTGACTGCAATCAAAAAGCTGGTTTTCGATGAAGAAGTAATTACTCTCAAAGAACTGCACTCAGCACTGGCCAACAACTTCGAAGGTCAGGAAGACCTGCGCATGATGCTGGTCAACCGCGCTCCCAAGTACGGCAACGATGACGACTACGCAGATGACATTGCCAAAGAAGCCGCACTTATCTACTGCGAAGAAGTAAATAAATACACCAACCCCCGTGGCGGTAAATTTCAGCCCGGCCTGTACCCCGCTTCCGCAAACGTACCTCTGGGTTCAGTGGTTATGGCTACCCCTGACGGACGTAAAGCATGGTCACCGCTTGCAGACGGTGTATCCCCTATCTCCGGTTACGATTCCTGCGGTCCCACCGCTTCCGTTCTCTCGGTTGCCAAGCTGGACCACGAAATCGCTTCCAACGGAACTCTGTTGAACCAGAAATTCCATCCCTCCGCAATCGAAGGAGAAAAAGGACTGGAGAACCTCAAAGCTGTAACTGAAGCATACTTCCAGAACGGCGGGTTCCACGTTCAGTACAACGTCATCAGCCGGGATACCCTGCTTGATGCACAGGCCAACCCGGAAAAATACAAAGGACTCGTTGTCCGCGTAGCAGGTTACAGCGCATTCTTTACCGCGCTCGATAAATCCCTGCAGGATGATATCCTCGCCAGAACTGAACAGAACTTCTAA